One Phycisphaera mikurensis NBRC 102666 DNA window includes the following coding sequences:
- a CDS encoding protease complex subunit PrcB family protein: protein MKLPMRMHRLPLARPAASLAPSCRAAIASGLVAVSLALAGCGSTPAPAAEGVPHRDPASAGVADADATPREVPILRRTAASNGSPALYTLILIENPDELPGPVADALKPDFDNEAVVFFGMGEQPGPGYAAEITSVRRTGSELTVAADVRRPEEAVGGDPTTPWSAVVIERQPGVTMPLLSDFN, encoded by the coding sequence GTGAAACTCCCCATGCGCATGCACCGCCTCCCGCTCGCCCGACCCGCCGCCTCCCTCGCACCATCGTGCCGCGCGGCGATCGCGTCGGGCCTGGTCGCGGTGTCTCTAGCGCTGGCGGGCTGCGGATCGACGCCCGCGCCGGCGGCGGAGGGCGTCCCCCACCGCGACCCCGCTTCGGCGGGCGTGGCGGACGCCGACGCGACCCCGCGGGAGGTTCCGATCCTCCGCCGCACGGCCGCCTCCAACGGTTCGCCGGCCTTGTACACGCTGATCCTGATCGAGAACCCCGACGAGCTGCCCGGCCCGGTGGCGGATGCTTTGAAGCCGGACTTCGACAACGAGGCGGTGGTCTTCTTCGGGATGGGCGAGCAGCCCGGCCCCGGCTACGCGGCGGAGATCACCTCGGTCCGCCGCACCGGTTCGGAGCTGACCGTGGCCGCCGACGTGCGCCGGCCCGAGGAGGCGGTCGGGGGCGACCCGACGACGCCGTGGTCTGCGGTGGTCATCGAGCGACAGCCCGGCGTCACGATGCCCCTGCTCAGCGACTTCAACTGA
- the trmB gene encoding tRNA (guanosine(46)-N7)-methyltransferase TrmB has product MTASLSSNHPPDVSGFGFDRDVLPAAGAGGRTPIDLREVFGFKPDADGGQRPLELEIGSGKGTFLAQQAPLQPGTDFLGVEIAKPFWRHAADRARRLGLSNVRLLWHDAEAFVRAHCGDGVFAAVHLYFPDPWPKDRHHKRRSFQEPFLREVHRVLGPGGVLRVATDHEGYFEWMQAHAARVEDVFERRPYVPPASAGPGEWVGTNFERKYIPEGRRFQGMILARR; this is encoded by the coding sequence ATGACCGCCTCCCTCTCCAGCAACCATCCTCCGGACGTCTCGGGCTTCGGCTTCGATCGGGACGTGCTGCCGGCCGCGGGGGCCGGTGGCCGGACGCCGATCGACCTGCGGGAGGTCTTCGGCTTCAAGCCCGACGCGGACGGGGGGCAGCGGCCGCTGGAGCTGGAGATCGGCTCGGGCAAGGGCACCTTCCTCGCGCAACAGGCTCCCCTGCAGCCCGGGACCGACTTCCTGGGGGTCGAGATCGCGAAGCCCTTCTGGCGGCACGCCGCCGACCGTGCTCGTCGCCTGGGCCTCTCCAACGTGCGGCTGCTGTGGCACGACGCGGAGGCCTTCGTCCGCGCTCACTGCGGCGACGGGGTCTTCGCGGCGGTCCACCTCTACTTCCCCGACCCGTGGCCGAAGGATCGGCACCACAAGAGGCGGAGCTTTCAGGAGCCCTTCCTGCGGGAGGTGCACCGGGTGCTCGGGCCTGGCGGCGTGCTGCGGGTGGCGACGGACCACGAGGGCTACTTCGAGTGGATGCAGGCGCACGCCGCGCGCGTGGAGGACGTCTTCGAGCGGAGGCCCTACGTGCCGCCCGCGTCCGCGGGCCCCGGCGAGTGGGTCGGCACCAACTTCGAGCGGAAGTACATCCCGGAGGGCCGCCGCTTCCAGGGGATGATCCTCGCGCGTCGATAG
- a CDS encoding helix-turn-helix domain-containing protein, which translates to MEPTFSPRRVARAIGVSESSLKRWADDGRLSVHRTVGGHRRIHRAEALRFVREAGLQVRRPDLLGLPNPSVPTDGSGRAREGGDPAATLYDLLTACHPRGVHAFLLDLYMSGMPVAAICDGPIREAMSRIGELWKCERERGIVVEHRATSALLQGVASLRSVVTHAPQEGLEHRVRPVVLGGSPTGDPYLMPSILTAWVLAEAGFADINLGPETPAEAFVSAIDDHKPAIAWIACSVPDARPSTNDLKDVLKALAPHGGSLVIGGRGFSADPPPPLPRMSFCATMSDIHGFTAALRELDAAPGN; encoded by the coding sequence TTGGAACCCACTTTCTCTCCCCGCCGCGTCGCCCGAGCCATCGGGGTCAGCGAGTCGTCGCTCAAGCGTTGGGCGGACGACGGGCGGCTTTCCGTGCACCGCACGGTCGGAGGGCACCGCAGGATCCACCGCGCCGAGGCGCTGCGGTTCGTGCGTGAGGCGGGGCTGCAGGTGCGTCGGCCCGACCTGCTGGGCCTGCCCAACCCCAGCGTGCCCACCGACGGGAGCGGGCGGGCCCGCGAGGGCGGCGACCCCGCCGCCACGCTGTACGACCTGCTCACCGCCTGCCACCCCCGCGGGGTCCACGCGTTCCTGCTCGACCTGTACATGAGCGGGATGCCCGTGGCGGCCATCTGCGACGGCCCGATCCGCGAGGCGATGTCCCGCATCGGCGAGCTGTGGAAGTGCGAGCGGGAACGCGGGATCGTCGTGGAGCACCGGGCGACCTCCGCTCTGCTCCAGGGCGTCGCCTCGCTGCGTTCGGTCGTCACCCACGCCCCGCAAGAGGGACTCGAACACCGGGTCCGCCCGGTCGTGCTCGGCGGCTCTCCCACCGGCGATCCGTACCTGATGCCCTCGATCCTCACCGCCTGGGTGCTCGCCGAGGCGGGGTTCGCCGACATCAACCTCGGCCCGGAGACGCCGGCGGAAGCCTTCGTCTCCGCCATCGACGACCACAAGCCCGCGATCGCCTGGATTGCCTGCTCGGTGCCCGACGCGCGGCCGAGCACCAACGATCTGAAGGACGTGCTCAAGGCCCTCGCCCCCCACGGCGGCTCCCTGGTCATCGGTGGCCGCGGCTTCTCTGCCGACCCACCCCCGCCGCTGCCGCGGATGAGCTTCTGCGCCACGATGAGCGACATCCACGGCTTCACCGCCGCGTTGCGCGAGCTCGACGCCGCGCCGGGGAACTGA
- the thrS gene encoding threonine--tRNA ligase has product MPRVQLPDGTNVDAPADATARTVAAGIGEGLARAALGARVAGELVDADRPLAEAAPAGAEEPLELGIVTAPRSDKKGRSKWRDDAHEKDALFLLRHSAAHVMAEAILRLHPDAELAYGPPLETGFYYDLALETPISSDDFEKIEASMREIAEEDRPFTRIGLPVADGRIKLEAEGNKYKLDNADRAADQGANVLSWYITGEAGSGAFEDLCQGPHVDRTGRLGAFKITAVSQSHWHGDTNSDRFQRVYGTAFFTEADLADHLEKLEEAKQRDHRVIGKRLGLFAIDEEVGGGLVLWKPDGAVIRQELQTFIGEHLARQGYSQVFTPHIGKLGLYRTSGHFPYYADSQFPPLIDRETIGKLADEGCSCADLSAKLSAGDVDGYLLKPMNCPHHIRIYADGKHSHRDLPIRLAEFGTVYRWEQSGELGGMTRVRGFTQDDAHLFVTPEQLGAEVRGCIDLVKAVFETLGMADYRVRVGLRDPDSSKFVGDPEDWDLAERACREAASSLGVAFSEEPGEAAFYGPKIDFVVRDVIGREWQLGTVQVDYQLPQRFGLRYTGADNAEHVPVMIHRAPFGSMERFVGCLIEHFGGRFPLWLAPHQVRVLPVSEKFDGYAGQICEELKAAGLRASVDSRSGRVGAKIASAQAQEVPYMLVVGGKDEAAGTVSVRTLTADLGAVPRASFLARVIRERDERALPA; this is encoded by the coding sequence ATGCCTCGCGTACAGCTGCCGGATGGAACGAACGTCGACGCCCCCGCCGACGCCACCGCGCGCACCGTCGCCGCCGGCATCGGCGAAGGTCTGGCCAGGGCCGCCCTCGGCGCCCGCGTTGCCGGCGAGCTCGTCGACGCCGACCGGCCCCTCGCCGAAGCCGCCCCCGCCGGCGCGGAGGAGCCGCTGGAGCTGGGCATCGTCACCGCTCCCCGCTCCGACAAGAAAGGCCGGAGCAAGTGGCGGGACGATGCCCACGAGAAGGACGCCCTGTTCCTGCTCCGCCACTCCGCCGCGCACGTCATGGCCGAGGCGATCCTGCGGCTGCATCCCGATGCGGAGCTCGCCTACGGCCCCCCGTTGGAGACCGGCTTCTATTACGACCTCGCGCTGGAGACGCCGATCTCCAGCGACGACTTCGAGAAGATCGAGGCGTCGATGCGTGAGATCGCCGAGGAGGACCGCCCTTTCACCCGGATCGGTCTTCCCGTGGCCGACGGCCGGATCAAGCTCGAGGCCGAGGGCAACAAGTACAAGCTCGACAACGCCGATCGCGCCGCGGACCAGGGCGCCAACGTTCTGTCTTGGTACATCACCGGTGAGGCGGGCTCGGGCGCCTTCGAAGACCTCTGCCAAGGCCCGCACGTCGACCGCACCGGCCGGCTGGGCGCCTTCAAGATCACCGCCGTCAGTCAGTCCCACTGGCACGGCGACACCAACAGCGATCGCTTCCAGCGCGTCTACGGCACCGCCTTCTTCACCGAGGCCGACCTGGCCGATCACCTCGAGAAGCTGGAGGAGGCCAAGCAGCGGGACCACCGCGTCATCGGCAAGAGGCTCGGCCTGTTCGCGATCGACGAGGAGGTCGGCGGCGGGCTGGTGCTGTGGAAGCCCGACGGCGCCGTGATCCGCCAGGAGCTGCAGACCTTCATCGGCGAGCACCTCGCTCGTCAGGGCTACAGCCAGGTCTTCACGCCGCACATCGGCAAGCTGGGCCTCTACCGCACCAGCGGGCACTTCCCGTACTACGCCGACTCCCAGTTTCCCCCGCTGATCGACCGCGAGACGATCGGCAAGCTCGCCGACGAGGGCTGCTCCTGCGCCGACCTCTCCGCGAAGCTCAGCGCCGGCGACGTCGACGGGTACCTGCTCAAGCCGATGAACTGCCCGCACCACATCCGCATCTACGCGGACGGCAAGCACAGCCACCGGGACCTGCCCATCCGCCTCGCTGAATTCGGCACCGTGTACCGCTGGGAGCAGAGCGGCGAGCTCGGCGGAATGACCCGCGTCCGCGGCTTCACCCAGGACGACGCCCACCTGTTCGTCACGCCGGAGCAGCTTGGTGCCGAGGTCCGCGGCTGCATCGACCTGGTGAAAGCCGTTTTTGAAACCCTCGGCATGGCCGACTACCGCGTGCGGGTCGGGCTGCGAGACCCCGACTCCTCGAAGTTCGTCGGCGATCCGGAGGACTGGGACCTGGCGGAGCGAGCCTGCAGGGAGGCGGCATCCTCCCTGGGCGTTGCCTTCTCGGAAGAACCCGGCGAGGCCGCGTTCTATGGCCCGAAGATCGACTTCGTCGTCCGCGACGTGATCGGTCGCGAGTGGCAGCTGGGCACGGTGCAGGTGGACTATCAGCTGCCGCAGCGTTTCGGCCTGCGTTACACCGGCGCCGACAACGCCGAGCACGTTCCGGTGATGATCCACCGCGCGCCCTTCGGCAGCATGGAGCGTTTCGTCGGCTGCCTGATCGAGCACTTCGGCGGGCGTTTCCCCCTCTGGCTCGCCCCCCACCAGGTCCGCGTCCTGCCCGTCAGCGAGAAATTCGATGGCTATGCCGGCCAGATCTGCGAGGAGCTGAAGGCCGCCGGCCTCCGCGCCTCCGTGGACAGCCGCAGCGGCCGCGTCGGGGCGAAGATCGCGAGCGCTCAGGCACAAGAGGTTCCGTACATGCTCGTCGTCGGCGGCAAGGACGAGGCCGCCGGCACCGTCAGCGTCCGCACCCTCACCGCCGACCTCGGTGCCGTTCCCCGCGCCAGCTTCCTCGCGCGCGTCATCCGGGAGCGCGACGAGCGGGCGCTGCCTGCTTGA
- a CDS encoding AAA domain-containing protein: MAEASAEPGTGTAADFEPASFPVSLRLPGPGVEELAEAARAVREESAERLVPRRLSAVRVDVEARAEEAGPGDAASAVVAIKVEGADACDWTWEGASAFGLVEGLAGVRERLMRDPPPEDWVRWRGEVLEVDEANAVVFVALRDPAQVPGRGAFWVSPFDHQEAMDLVYTADAYAAVRERLGPRLRASRGGIHPRVPEPEEAVRSGALSELSGWWGRGWSVLWGPPGTGKTHTTGLQVAAALRDPSERVLVLSTTNRATDEVALSIGGALIEEAVAARSGATEEIDLAGAVAGVCRPGRGARRTDFERAGLASMLRGADEATAAEIEALQEAIASEREAAERARSRLRISRLAARPGGGDVFLDPCVRAVVATSAAGSAQLKRERVREMIEDDDAPFTTVVIDEAGLLSRASVAALSLLAARRVVLVGDPRQLSPIATRARLLPTREQRWLRSSALSHLDDPADAPRGVHVLKEQRRMHPEVCRVVSGYRYGGFLETAPETAARASKLPSPLAEHGRVVWWVLDAEDVPLARMRAERGPGGRSWVRPVTMDLLGRLIDGCGLHDKHGLFVSPYRAQADAVSAWLRVRGSTSWSASTVHRQQGSQADVVVFDTVHAGSAGFPAEEWRRLVNVALSRAREAVVVLASRDEMAQPYLAALRQTLTASRLRPGDPPLWEAVEADRVSESRAAYAVDDAAHADTLGGQIARRRASSPVLSAEQQRLVDLPLDGKPRLVRGVAGSGKSLVLCHWLVKTVLRFGREGWPDAGSQVWAVFANRALEPMLRSGVEQAWFERARADGGLFGQEAFPWERTQLLHVRDVLRDLLPGGSGRLGKDDFEHDAAAEWLLARNGGVDGDAASGLPRCEALFIDEAQDMSPATLRLLLAMVRATDPEDAGRRAAHVFYDNAQNVYDRKPPVWSHLGLDVRGRSTVMTESFRGTRPVAELAINVRERLADAAGRTDLKEFVRRRLVVLEEREGERWIGVRFNDREGPPPRLRTLATRTLELAAVAKHLRWLLVDERVPAADVVLLYNGAAVSAEAEALLGPAMRAIGIELSRQTGRGFERRENTLLLTTAQSFKGHEAEVVVILGLDGFVARSRGPLADSLYVAMTRARSVLMMYGLEEATGAAGRVIDTVRACCEAMNQPRPSDGSRSRLRHAGGKSPRPTPAAGGDLDQGPNMSLAIRKSDR; this comes from the coding sequence GTGGCTGAAGCTTCCGCCGAGCCCGGCACCGGGACCGCTGCGGACTTCGAACCCGCCTCGTTTCCGGTGTCGCTGCGCCTGCCCGGGCCCGGCGTCGAGGAGCTCGCAGAGGCCGCCCGGGCGGTCCGGGAGGAGAGCGCCGAGCGGCTGGTGCCCCGCCGCCTGTCCGCGGTTCGGGTCGACGTGGAGGCGCGGGCGGAGGAGGCGGGACCGGGCGACGCGGCCTCGGCGGTCGTGGCCATCAAGGTCGAGGGAGCCGACGCCTGCGACTGGACCTGGGAGGGAGCCAGCGCCTTCGGGCTGGTGGAGGGGCTGGCCGGCGTGCGGGAGCGGCTGATGCGGGATCCGCCGCCGGAGGACTGGGTGCGGTGGCGGGGTGAGGTGCTGGAGGTGGACGAGGCGAACGCCGTGGTGTTCGTGGCGTTGCGGGACCCGGCGCAGGTGCCCGGCCGCGGAGCGTTCTGGGTGTCGCCGTTCGATCATCAGGAGGCGATGGACCTGGTCTACACGGCAGACGCCTACGCGGCGGTGCGAGAGCGGCTGGGGCCGCGGCTGCGTGCGTCGCGCGGCGGGATCCACCCGCGGGTGCCCGAGCCGGAAGAGGCGGTGCGGTCGGGTGCCCTCTCGGAGCTTTCGGGCTGGTGGGGACGCGGGTGGTCGGTGTTGTGGGGGCCGCCGGGCACCGGCAAGACCCACACGACCGGGCTCCAAGTGGCGGCGGCCCTCCGGGATCCATCCGAGCGGGTGCTCGTGCTCTCGACGACCAACCGGGCGACGGACGAGGTGGCCCTGTCGATCGGCGGGGCGTTGATCGAGGAGGCGGTCGCGGCGCGTTCGGGGGCGACCGAGGAGATCGACCTGGCCGGCGCGGTCGCCGGGGTGTGCCGACCGGGACGCGGGGCACGGCGTACCGACTTCGAGCGGGCCGGGCTGGCGTCGATGCTGCGCGGAGCGGATGAAGCCACCGCGGCCGAGATCGAAGCGCTGCAGGAGGCGATCGCGAGCGAGCGTGAGGCCGCGGAGCGGGCGCGCTCGCGGTTGCGGATCTCCCGTCTCGCCGCCCGACCCGGCGGCGGCGACGTCTTCCTCGACCCCTGCGTCCGCGCGGTGGTGGCGACCTCGGCCGCGGGCTCGGCCCAGCTGAAGCGGGAGCGGGTGCGGGAGATGATCGAGGACGACGACGCCCCGTTCACGACGGTCGTCATCGACGAGGCCGGGTTGCTCTCGCGGGCGTCGGTCGCGGCGCTGTCGCTGCTGGCGGCGCGGCGGGTGGTGCTGGTCGGGGACCCGCGGCAGCTCTCCCCGATCGCGACGCGGGCACGGCTGCTGCCCACGCGGGAGCAGCGGTGGCTGCGATCGTCGGCCCTCTCGCACCTGGACGACCCGGCCGACGCGCCGCGCGGCGTCCACGTGTTGAAGGAGCAGCGGCGGATGCACCCGGAGGTCTGCCGCGTGGTTTCGGGCTACCGCTACGGCGGCTTCCTTGAGACGGCCCCGGAGACCGCCGCGCGTGCTTCGAAGCTGCCGTCTCCCCTCGCGGAGCACGGAAGAGTCGTGTGGTGGGTGCTCGACGCGGAGGACGTGCCGCTGGCGCGGATGCGGGCCGAGCGCGGGCCCGGCGGGCGGAGCTGGGTGAGGCCGGTGACGATGGACCTGCTCGGGCGGCTCATCGACGGCTGCGGGTTGCACGACAAGCACGGGCTCTTCGTCTCGCCGTACCGGGCGCAGGCGGACGCGGTGAGCGCGTGGCTGAGGGTGCGCGGCTCCACGTCGTGGTCGGCGTCGACGGTCCACCGGCAGCAGGGCTCGCAGGCGGACGTCGTCGTCTTCGACACGGTGCACGCCGGCAGCGCTGGCTTCCCGGCGGAGGAGTGGCGGCGGCTGGTGAACGTGGCGCTCTCGCGGGCACGGGAGGCCGTGGTCGTCCTCGCCAGCCGCGATGAGATGGCCCAGCCGTACCTCGCGGCCCTGCGGCAGACGCTGACCGCGTCGCGGCTGCGGCCCGGCGACCCGCCGCTGTGGGAGGCGGTCGAGGCGGACCGCGTGTCGGAATCGCGGGCGGCCTACGCCGTCGACGACGCGGCCCACGCCGACACGCTCGGCGGCCAGATCGCCCGGCGGCGAGCCTCGTCTCCGGTGCTCTCCGCCGAGCAGCAGCGGCTGGTGGACCTCCCGCTCGACGGCAAACCGCGTCTGGTCCGCGGGGTCGCGGGCAGCGGGAAGTCGCTGGTCCTCTGCCACTGGCTCGTGAAGACGGTGCTCCGTTTCGGCCGGGAAGGCTGGCCCGATGCGGGGTCGCAGGTGTGGGCGGTCTTCGCCAACCGCGCTCTGGAGCCGATGCTGCGGAGCGGTGTGGAGCAGGCCTGGTTCGAGCGGGCGCGGGCGGACGGCGGGCTCTTCGGTCAGGAAGCCTTCCCCTGGGAGCGGACGCAGCTGCTGCACGTGCGCGACGTTCTCCGCGACCTGCTGCCCGGTGGCTCGGGCCGGCTGGGGAAGGACGATTTCGAGCACGACGCCGCGGCGGAGTGGCTGCTGGCCCGGAACGGAGGCGTCGACGGCGATGCCGCGTCGGGGCTGCCGCGCTGCGAGGCGCTGTTCATCGACGAGGCGCAGGACATGAGCCCCGCCACGCTGCGCCTGCTGCTGGCGATGGTGCGGGCAACCGATCCCGAGGACGCGGGCCGCCGGGCGGCGCACGTCTTCTACGACAACGCGCAGAACGTGTACGACCGGAAGCCGCCGGTGTGGTCTCATCTCGGCCTCGACGTGCGTGGGCGGTCGACGGTGATGACCGAAAGCTTCCGCGGGACGCGGCCGGTCGCGGAGCTCGCGATCAACGTCCGCGAGCGGCTCGCCGACGCGGCGGGGCGGACCGACCTGAAGGAGTTCGTCCGGCGGAGGCTCGTGGTGCTCGAGGAGCGCGAGGGCGAGCGGTGGATCGGCGTCCGCTTCAACGACCGCGAGGGGCCGCCGCCGAGGCTCCGAACGCTCGCGACGCGCACCCTGGAGCTGGCCGCCGTCGCCAAGCACCTGCGGTGGCTGCTGGTGGACGAGCGGGTGCCTGCGGCCGACGTCGTGCTTCTGTACAACGGCGCGGCCGTGAGCGCCGAGGCGGAGGCGCTCCTCGGCCCCGCGATGCGGGCGATCGGCATCGAGCTGTCGCGGCAGACCGGCCGCGGCTTCGAACGACGCGAGAACACGCTGCTGCTGACCACCGCGCAATCCTTCAAGGGCCACGAAGCCGAGGTCGTGGTGATCCTCGGCCTCGACGGCTTCGTGGCGAGAAGCCGCGGCCCCCTGGCCGACAGCCTCTACGTCGCGATGACCCGCGCGCGGTCGGTGCTGATGATGTACGGGCTCGAGGAGGCGACAGGAGCGGCGGGCCGGGTCATCGACACCGTGCGGGCCTGCTGCGAGGCGATGAATCAGCCACGGCCTTCGGATGGATCGCGCTCGCGCCTGCGACACGCCGGCGGAAAGAGCCCGCGGCCGACCCCCGCCGCCGGCGGAGACCTCGATCAGGGACCGAACATGAGCCTTGCCATTCGGAAGAGCGACCGTTAG